A part of Anaerotignum faecicola genomic DNA contains:
- the rsgA gene encoding ribosome small subunit-dependent GTPase A has protein sequence MLEGVILKGIGGFYYIDTERGVYECRARGIFRKEGIRPTVGDAVRISVLDEEKKKGSLDEILPRRNELIRPRVSNVDQAVIVFAAKSPNMNLDLLDRFLLLAEEQELDIVIVINKIDKDKKENYLAAAEMYRDAGYAVICTSAEKEIGIDALRTALENKISVFAGPSGVGKSSLINKAFPGLELNTGEISEKIQRGKHTTRHAELIQITEKSYIVDSPGFTSLYLTHIPSEKLQYHFREFLPFVHACYYNGCVHINEPDCAVKEQIGKAIHPMRYERYVTIYHERKEEEERRF, from the coding sequence ATGCTGGAAGGCGTAATTTTAAAGGGAATTGGCGGTTTTTATTATATTGATACGGAACGCGGCGTATACGAATGTCGGGCGAGAGGCATCTTCCGCAAGGAGGGGATTCGCCCGACCGTAGGCGATGCGGTGCGGATTTCTGTTCTGGATGAGGAAAAGAAAAAGGGCAGTCTGGATGAAATTCTGCCCAGAAGGAATGAGCTCATCCGTCCAAGGGTGTCCAATGTGGATCAGGCGGTGATTGTATTTGCGGCAAAAAGCCCGAATATGAATCTGGATTTGCTGGACAGGTTTCTGCTGCTGGCAGAGGAACAGGAGTTGGATATCGTAATTGTTATCAATAAAATCGACAAGGATAAAAAGGAGAATTATCTGGCGGCGGCAGAAATGTATCGGGATGCAGGCTATGCCGTTATCTGCACAAGTGCGGAAAAGGAAATCGGCATTGATGCACTGCGTACTGCTCTGGAAAACAAGATTTCTGTATTCGCAGGACCTTCGGGGGTTGGCAAAAGCAGCTTAATCAATAAAGCCTTCCCCGGACTGGAATTAAATACGGGCGAAATCAGCGAAAAGATACAGCGCGGGAAGCACACCACGCGACATGCAGAGCTGATTCAGATCACAGAGAAAAGCTATATCGTGGATTCTCCGGGGTTTACCTCTCTGTATCTGACGCATATTCCCTCGGAAAAGCTGCAGTATCATTTTCGGGAATTTCTGCCCTTTGTGCATGCATGCTATTACAACGGCTGTGTGCATATCAATGAACCGGATTGTGCCGTAAAGGAGCAGATTGGCAAGGCAATCCATCCGATGAGATATGAGAGATATGTTACGATTTATCATGAACGTAAGGAAGAAGAAGAGAGGAGATTCTAA
- a CDS encoding protein kinase domain-containing protein, giving the protein MLLNPGTVLSGRYEILEKIGSGGMAVVYRGRDRKLDRYVTVKVLREEFVGDEEFIERFRSEACSVARLSHPNIVRAYDVGEDGDINYIVNEYIHGDTLKKAIKEKAPFDSRSTINVAIQIASALSQAHKAHIVHRDIKPQNILVGTDGVVKVTDFGIARAATASTMTTTANAAGSVHYFSPEQARGGYVDEKSDIYSLGITMFEMITGVLPFQGNNSVSIALMHINDELPDIRQYNPNCTRSLEGIIRKATMKKADERYASIDLLLADLIRARAELNGSAKEEKPAEKKAAAVGAAAAGAAGVRMSRRAEAAARLREAQEKTEMEKAAQAAVETPQETKPADPKELEYIRSHAERPHAEHSYAEHAHAEGHHASHRHAAENAAEPLDDFAQENPVEEEAHTPLAGLEKYGKKLKMKHISKEDDYENEYVKSEPVKASRRPGKIRRNPRTEGDFDNEHDRKAERKVVIAAVITALVLIGVISVVGIKFMGGGFGGFISSDKNIETPLFLGMDYDEAVKEAEKMGITLVQEGEDYSSFYDTGCIIYQSVNEGTMIGEGTKIGVKVSLGLTEEEMPNVVGKSENAAIEAITRLVGDVAEIRYVHDADAKPSEVIKQEPEAGASITAKSRIILTISKGDEDTNVTVPNVVNDTLEDAKASLTAVGLTVGNVSYAASDKVAEGKVITQTVAANKSVPSGSVVNLVVSSGADTQENENNKPSSNTQTQGTKYFTINAPSGSEGSVYVRVVKEDADGVYPVVDTYRDASEFPYSVSVTGKGSGTVTCYIDNVQQWSQSVNFSG; this is encoded by the coding sequence ATGTTATTGAATCCGGGTACTGTCCTAAGCGGCAGATACGAAATATTAGAAAAAATCGGTTCCGGCGGCATGGCAGTTGTTTACAGAGGCAGAGACAGAAAGCTGGATCGTTATGTTACGGTGAAGGTTTTGCGGGAGGAATTTGTCGGGGACGAGGAATTTATTGAACGCTTTCGTTCCGAGGCATGCTCCGTTGCAAGATTATCCCATCCGAATATCGTAAGAGCGTATGATGTGGGCGAGGACGGAGATATTAATTATATCGTTAATGAATACATCCACGGGGATACACTGAAGAAGGCAATCAAGGAAAAAGCACCCTTTGATTCCCGTTCTACTATCAATGTGGCAATTCAGATTGCCTCTGCGCTGAGTCAGGCGCATAAGGCGCACATCGTACATAGAGATATCAAGCCCCAGAATATTCTGGTAGGGACAGACGGCGTGGTAAAGGTGACGGATTTTGGTATTGCCAGAGCGGCAACCGCATCCACCATGACAACAACGGCAAATGCGGCGGGCTCTGTGCATTATTTCTCCCCTGAGCAGGCAAGAGGCGGCTATGTGGATGAAAAAAGCGATATCTATTCTCTGGGTATCACGATGTTTGAAATGATTACAGGCGTATTGCCGTTTCAGGGCAACAATTCCGTCAGCATTGCATTGATGCATATCAATGACGAGCTGCCGGATATCCGCCAGTATAACCCGAACTGTACGCGCTCTCTGGAGGGGATCATCCGCAAGGCAACGATGAAAAAGGCAGATGAACGCTATGCAAGCATTGACCTTCTCTTGGCAGACCTGATTCGTGCCAGAGCGGAGCTGAACGGTTCCGCAAAGGAAGAAAAGCCTGCGGAAAAGAAAGCGGCAGCGGTTGGTGCAGCGGCGGCTGGTGCGGCAGGCGTGCGGATGTCCAGAAGGGCAGAGGCGGCAGCCAGACTGCGTGAAGCGCAGGAGAAAACGGAAATGGAAAAGGCGGCACAGGCCGCAGTGGAAACACCGCAGGAAACAAAGCCGGCTGACCCGAAGGAGTTGGAATATATCCGCAGCCACGCGGAGCGTCCACATGCGGAACACAGCTATGCAGAACACGCACATGCGGAGGGACACCATGCAAGCCACCGCCATGCGGCGGAAAACGCAGCTGAGCCGCTTGATGATTTCGCACAGGAGAACCCTGTGGAGGAGGAGGCACATACCCCTCTGGCAGGACTTGAAAAATACGGTAAAAAGCTGAAAATGAAGCATATCTCCAAAGAGGATGATTATGAAAATGAATATGTAAAATCGGAGCCTGTGAAGGCAAGCAGACGACCCGGAAAAATTCGCAGAAACCCCAGAACCGAAGGGGATTTTGATAACGAGCATGACAGAAAGGCAGAACGTAAGGTTGTGATTGCGGCTGTAATTACGGCATTGGTGCTGATTGGTGTGATTTCCGTTGTCGGCATTAAATTTATGGGCGGCGGCTTTGGCGGCTTTATTTCCAGTGATAAGAATATCGAAACCCCCCTGTTCTTAGGGATGGATTACGATGAAGCAGTAAAGGAAGCGGAAAAAATGGGGATTACCCTTGTGCAGGAGGGGGAGGACTACAGCAGCTTCTATGACACAGGCTGTATCATTTATCAATCTGTCAACGAAGGGACGATGATTGGTGAAGGTACCAAAATCGGCGTAAAGGTCAGCCTTGGATTGACAGAGGAGGAAATGCCGAATGTGGTTGGCAAGAGCGAAAATGCGGCAATCGAAGCCATTACCCGTCTGGTTGGGGACGTGGCAGAGATTCGCTATGTGCATGACGCAGATGCAAAGCCCTCTGAGGTTATCAAGCAGGAGCCCGAAGCCGGTGCTTCTATTACGGCAAAGAGCCGCATTATTCTGACCATCAGCAAGGGGGACGAGGATACCAATGTTACCGTACCCAATGTTGTAAATGATACACTGGAGGATGCAAAGGCTTCCCTGACAGCGGTTGGCTTAACGGTCGGGAATGTATCTTATGCGGCAAGCGATAAGGTGGCAGAGGGCAAGGTTATCACGCAGACCGTGGCGGCGAATAAATCCGTACCGAGCGGCAGTGTGGTTAATCTGGTTGTCAGCAGCGGCGCGGATACGCAGGAGAATGAAAACAATAAGCCTTCCTCCAATACCCAGACACAGGGCACAAAATATTTCACAATTAACGCACCCAGCGGCAGCGAAGGCTCTGTTTATGTGCGTGTGGTAAAAGAGGATGCGGACGGAGTATACCCTGTGGTAGACACCTACAGAGATGCCTCCGAATTCCCTTACAGCGTTTCCGTAACGGGTAAGGGCAGTGGTACGGTTACCTGCTATATTGATAATGTGCAGCAGTGGTCGCAGAGTGTAAACTTCTCCGGATGA
- a CDS encoding Stp1/IreP family PP2C-type Ser/Thr phosphatase, which produces MRKNKRQGGGAALKAVGMSDIGKCRKNNEDAYYISAGEDPAENLYLVADGMGGCNAGEIASSCAIEGFLEHFWKEMKHAENDDMLDLMTGAVAAANRTVYEKSNSDREFAEMGTTIVAAAVREEKLYVAYVGDSRAYLFRKKEMQPLTTDHSYVMELVKMGSITKEEAAMHPKRNVITRAIGIRDTVETDTVIHPVQKGDIVLLCTDGLSGMLKDEEMAKILSKRIALDKKAAILVEEANRQGGHDNISLILVEI; this is translated from the coding sequence ATGCGGAAAAATAAGCGGCAGGGAGGTGGAGCAGCGTTGAAAGCAGTTGGAATGAGCGACATTGGAAAATGCCGCAAAAATAATGAGGATGCCTATTACATTTCGGCAGGGGAAGACCCTGCGGAAAATTTATATCTGGTTGCCGATGGGATGGGCGGCTGCAACGCGGGAGAAATCGCGAGCAGCTGTGCAATCGAAGGCTTTCTGGAGCATTTCTGGAAGGAAATGAAGCATGCAGAAAATGACGACATGCTGGATTTGATGACAGGTGCGGTGGCAGCTGCAAATCGGACGGTTTATGAAAAATCCAATTCCGACAGAGAGTTTGCGGAAATGGGAACAACCATCGTTGCAGCGGCGGTGCGTGAGGAGAAGCTTTATGTTGCCTATGTGGGGGACAGCAGAGCTTACCTTTTTCGCAAAAAGGAGATGCAGCCCCTCACCACAGACCATTCCTATGTGATGGAGCTGGTGAAGATGGGGAGCATTACGAAGGAGGAAGCGGCAATGCACCCCAAAAGAAACGTGATTACGCGCGCCATTGGGATTCGGGATACCGTGGAGACGGATACGGTGATTCATCCCGTGCAGAAGGGAGACATCGTTTTGCTTTGCACAGATGGGCTTTCCGGTATGCTGAAGGATGAGGAAATGGCGAAGATTCTGAGTAAGCGGATCGCTCTGGACAAAAAAGCGGCAATTCTGGTGGAGGAAGCGAATCGGCAGGGGGGACATGACAACATTTCCCTTATTCTGGTTGAGATATAA